The Sardina pilchardus chromosome 5, fSarPil1.1, whole genome shotgun sequence DNA window AGAAAGCTCAAAAGCATGTCGTGTGAACAAGCCACAGAGTGTGCAAATGTTGCCATGGTATTTCAGATGTTTAACAGGAATCCACAGGAAGCTCTAAAGTTGGTTGTTGATATGAGAAGTTTGTCTTTACTTCAATAGTTTccattttcaattcaattgtATTATTTTCTTGTAAATGCTATCATACAAAACATATGACAATGCAGTTTACAATGTTTACTTTAGAGCATGCAGTAATTCAATTTTCATTCCAAATGCGTTCAACTTTTTCCTCTCCACCTATAGATACAAAGAGCTTATGACAgggaagagagccagagagatcATCGCCGTCTTATGGATCCTGTCATTCGTCATTGGTCTCGTGCCATTTCTGGGTTGGAATGAGTGGCACGTGGCATGCTGCAATGAGACCGTTCGATATGCCAactccagcagctgcagcaagagcagcagcagcagcagccttctCCAGAGCTGCCGGCTCAAGTGTCTGTTCGAGAAGGTGGTGGACATGCACTACATGGTCTACTTCAACTTCTTCGGCTGcgtgctgccgccgctgctcaTCATGCTGGGCATCTACATCAAGATCTTCACGGTGGCGCGGCGCCAGATGCGCCAGATCGAGCTCAAGTGCAGCGTGGGCAACGGCGAGAGCCACCACCACGGCATCCTGCAGCGGGAGATCCGCGCCGCCAAGTCGCTGTCCATCATCGTGGGGCTGTTCGCCCTGTGCTGGCTGCCCGTGCACATCCTCAACTGCCTCACGCTCTTCTACGACGACCTTCACAAGCCCCCGGAGGTCATGTACACGGCCATCCTCCTGTCGCACGCCAACTCGGCCGTCAACCCGGTCATCTACGCCTACCGCATACAGGACTTCAGGGTCACCTTCCGGAAGATTCTGACGCGCCACATCCTGTGCCGCAAGGACGAGCTGTACCTCAGCTCCAACGGCAGCAAGCGACACAGAGACCAGATCAACATGACGATCGACCCTCTGCTCTAGTAGGCCAGCGAGAGGCAAGCTGCCCTTTGCCCGTGTAACATCCCATTTTAAATGtctccagtgttttttttttattccatgaAATATGTGTAAAGGAATGTTTACAGAATAGAAAGAGAGGATATGCTAGAACTACGTGTTGAAATGCCTTGGATGTGAACTCTTATTTATGAAATGAGCACAGGACCACTGGTCTGATTCCTGAAAGCGGGTGCTGTTTTGTTGTCTTTGGTGGATCTTTTTCCGTTTGAGTAACCGTCATGCAGGACTTATCCAATAGTTTTACCTCTTCAAGCTTACATCATAGACTACCACATAGTCTCCCCAAACTACATGTACAAACTTGAAAATTCACTCCTTTATCGAAGCCTTGACTGAAGGATAAGACTAGTCAGAGTCAGAGATTATTGGAACGCAGCTGCAGGCTTTCCAGCGTAAATGAAGTGAAAGGAAAAAATTTGAGACTTCAGCCAGTGtcttgaaggggggggggggggagtcctAGGAAGCACCCTCTATGGAACTGTGTAAGCAGGAAATACCTGACTTTATGTCTGCAGCATCTGAGAAACCCTGAAGAACTGAAATAGTCATTAACAAGCACAAGTCCTTATCGGCTCTGAAGCATTTCACAGATGCTTTAGCTAGTTAGTGTTAGTGgaggatatactgtacaaagCATCTGACAGAAAACTTTTTGAAATTTGAAATATGATTTGTTTGACACGTTTGAATTTCAGTCACTTTtctgtatccgtgtgtgtgtgtatatgcacatgTGAATCTTATTCTAGATTCAACTTAGAACGCTCAGGAATGATCATCCCAGAGGTGGACACTTAACAGGCCACTCCCTTTAAAGAGGTAAAGATTTGTCTAAGCTCAAATTTCAATCAGGATCCTGTTTATCCTAGAGCCTCAGCTGtgacttgtcacacacacacacacacacacacacacacacacacacacacacacgcacacacacacacacacacacacacacacacgtgcagagcATGGTCCCAGCTGTGATGGCAGGATCCTGACAGCCCAACTGTCACCCCACCAAGCCATGGGCAGCATTTGTCATTGAACGTGTATATTCAATGAATCACTACTGACATCATGATACAcccaaacatgctcacaagttTCTGTCGGGGATGGCACTTAAGCATGGAGATAAATGATAAAAGCTGCTTCCATCTTCAACAGTAAAAAATGCAGGACCTTAACTATAAATACATATGAGAGCTGCTTCGACAACTGTAGCCATCCCACTAAGCAGACCACGAATGTAAACTTTCAACACATTGGAGGCAGCCTGGCTAACTAGAGGATTTCTTTGCTTGTTGTTTGTGAACATTGTCTGTGTGGTGGGGAGGACCGTTCACTCCTAAATATCGGCTTGAAGTCAAGCATTGCACAAACACTACAATGGGAGTCCTAGAGCTTATAATGGTTTTCGAAGTAGATTGCAAGAAAAGAAATTGGAAAAAAATTGTGGCGCGTTCCTTATTAACTGTGAGTCGTCTGgtgctgcactgtgctgtatGCGTACTTGGCCGAGCTTTTCAAATGCACTGATGTGTGactaatgtgtttgttttcaccaGAATTTAAAACTAaagaaactaaaaaaaaaaaaaagaaaagattttgTATCAGCAGGCGCCTCGTGGTGACAGTCAATGCCATCACAATGTTGCTATTTATTGTATTATCCAGCAGCTGTTTCACAAAGGAAGATAACGTCAATTGAGATTGATGTGAAATGCCAAAACTCCTAGGGCACAACTCTTGAGTCTGGGTGTCATGCAGTGCTTGATGAAATGGTTCATTCAATACTTAAAGGGCTAAACTAGAGGAATGACTTTGTGGGCATTCCATTGGAGACCAACCTGTACTACATTCTACATCGCTGTCCATTAATCTTTTTACACTGATGTGCATTCCAGTAGAGCTGCGGTAGATATAattaaaaagcttttttttataTCGATAAAATTCTAGATATGAACATGATCTAATTGATCAATCCTGCCACTGATTAAAACaataaacagtgtttttttaaaagacaaacgttgtgtgttttaaaaacTATGCTTCAGTAAGGTCACTAGTCAGCATATACAGTGGTTCACAATGTTTTGGTGTTATCAGTGCTCGAAGAAGAAATTGTCATTCGTACTACAAATGTAAACCAGTATTGTTATTTAACATGAATAAAACTGTATGTATTGTGACTTATTTTGTTAATAAAAATGTATGTTTATATAAAGCTAAGACTGTTATATTAATCATGAAGATATTAAAAGTGGAATAAAGAGGATGAATATACAAAAATACAGATCAGATCAATATTTTGGATGGGAAACACATTGATAAGACAATGGCTGTGGTTTCTACAACAGCGAtaatttgtgtgttttgttaatcTACTTGCTGTTAGCCTATTTATACATAAATGACTacaacggatagttccggtctttaattatgattggctgaattgcaTTTGATGCCGTTGTAAAGCCCAGCACAAGCTTGGCAAACACTCTGATAGAGGAAATGTacaagaatgattatctatgaatacatcttTACATTTCTCATTTCTAGGCATTTATGTTATGAAATCTTGCCAGACATctgtagtaaccgttttagaaaagcattAAGCCACTCAACTCCGTATGttccactgattttagaacaaatCCCCAAGCTTTTAATGTCTAAAATCAGTGAAACCTATGGCATATTGGTGCTTATTGTTAAATTATGTCTGCATTGTGTGAGGTTAACAGACAATTCAAGATATTAATATGGACTTGCGCATTAATCAAACATTTGGCAGGAAAATGTCAAAAACGTTTATTGTAAAATGTAAGACCTGAACGACAAGCAAATTTTAGTGATCCCTATTATGCAACAATGGACTAGATGTCTTATTTCCAAATAAAGGGAAACTACAAATGCATACAAGATAAGCTGACTGAaacaatacattacatacattccTTGGCAAGGGATTAAATGGCTATTTTTTGGCTCAAGCACACAGAGAATGCAAATCATGTTTAACATCTGGTCACAAGAGGCTTCAAAGTGAAATTTGAAACTGAGCTCATGTTTGTGCAAAATCTGTAAAGCAACTCACAGAAAATGAAAATCAACACATGCAGTTTCATATATCCTATGAGAACTGACCACAGGGACTTCGCCAAAATGAACATATCCCTTTTTACTTTAACTTCCAACACTAGATAGTCCACTACTCAGATGCTAGATGCTAAAGGCTAACTCATGCTTGTTGCTGATCACACAGCATCTTCCCCTTACTCGGCTGAACTGGCGAGTGTTTCCGCTATGTCTGACCTGTATGGACGTCGTACTGTAGACTCAGGCTGTCTGTAGTATCCGTATTCGTCTTGCGTCTGTGTGGCGCTCCAGCGCTGGAGTCCGTCATCTATGAGTCAGCGTCCGCTTGACCTGCCAGGACCCGTGACATGTCCTGGTCGGACACTTGCTCATGTTGGCACAGCCCCATAGCCTGGCACAGGTAGGCAGCCAGAATGTGCTTGCACTGAGGATGGACAACGAGAGAAGACAGCATGGGGCACCAGagtgacacagcacacacaggggAGTAAATGTAGTTAGCATGACGGAGAGGCTCAAGCAACGtctccacaaacacaaacacaaacaaaaacagatgtgCTCTGCCACAACAGATCATCCCAAAAGTTACATTCACGGTTATTCGTAACAGACTCTTTTATCCAAGGTTACTAAGTTGAGCtatttaaaggaaccgtatgtaagaaatgtatttcaattaatcagaAAATGGCCCTGAGATGTCACTAGACATCaagaaatcatgctcatttcaaatacttatatcgcTGACAACAGTCCGGCCAGGATGTTGgcatttaaaaagtgaagttgcagccctcaactgatgttgatgtttacatattgtgtgttttggcctgatgcgcCACCTTCTACCTATCTACTAATCATGAAGTCAGTAGTGTTTCGGCATCCGGGTTGCCAACTTCGACTCagtgggaagggggaggggaaggatacACCACTCTACAATATTTTGAAAGTTattgcagtaccagttttggccaaaatcctacatactgtTCCTTTAAATCATCATTGCTGTAGAGTCAAGGTTTCACATCGATCAAAAGACATGTCTCCTCAACCCTTTAAGATGAAAAACTTGTATGGAAATAATGAACTTGCTGCGTGAGTAAGTATACCCACTCAATCATTAATTTCTGTGAAAGTGAAGCCTCCTTTCCTGTAACACTGGCATCAGGACACAGCAGACACTCACTAGTGACGACAAGCATGTGAATTGAGCTGCGGTGGCCCCCTATGCTCCTGAGCTACTGTGATGGGCTTTGGGGCCGAGAGCAACAATTTGCCCAGGGGGGACACAAACAGCCTAAATTAAAGGCTTTATGAGGATCGAAACTCAAATGTCAGTTTCAACAGGATGTTTGGTTTaccacacagcatacacaggcacacacacaacggctGCCTCCTGGGTCTGAATATGGTGCTCGGGGATTGCTTAACCAAACAGATAGCATTAGCTGCTTATTTTTCGTGCGCTGCCTTTGGCGCTTCAGCATCCTGTGTCTAGGTGAACAGACCATAAACTAATCACAATAACCTAGCCAGAGTGATCATAACAAGCCGATCCAAATGCAGTCATTTTGCCAAAAAATGTTTAGTGGTATATTGCTGTGTTGCAACCGGCTGTTTGAAAACTCTCCCTGCATTGACACATTTAACTTCTGCACTATGAAAAGATTCGGGGAAGGGAATTCAAGAACAACCTAAGATCTACACCACATTGTCTGGCTATAAAAGCATGACGGTCCAGGGGAGCTTCCCCTACACCACCAATGGTTTCTTTCAGCTTGGATCTTCCACCCTTTCAGAAGCATTATGACTCACCGCCCCAAGGTTCCGGGGACAGTTCTAGAATGTGACTACGTACACTCCGTCTCTGAGCTTCGCTCAGGCTACGGATCCCGGGACATGCACTGATATTTAGTAAATCATTTACTGCCTCTTCACCCATTTGTACCGTTTCAGCATGGCAAGCATGGCAGGCGATTGAATTTCTGTTTAAGTATTGGAGGACTAAATCACAAATCACACCCCGCAACAATAAATTCTGCCTTTTTCTGGAATTGGTTTTTTTACACCATTATTTTGCTATGACTTCATGATAATGACTCTGCGtcttgtttttctgtctctcccacgCAGCATATGCAACGTGTATGAAAACATCCTCTAAGTCAAGCTTTTTGACACATGAGGGTAATCTAAACCAGCTGGGCCCTGGCACAGTCTAGACACTGTGGTTGGTGATGCACTTCACACATACCTTCACACACAGAAGCTTGAGATTTGAAAACACCACTAACATAAGACCCACATGCTGCCAAGGGGAAGGGGTCACGCTTGATGGATTTATTAATGTTGCACactacatttcatttttatgaCTGCAACAACTACTGCAGTTGTCAAAATGAGCGACCCACTGTTACAGCAACTGTAAAATAAGAAGAAAAAGCTTTACGCAACATTCCATAACCTCTGGAACAGGCCATGTACATCAACATTAAAACTGGGAACTGAGAAAAGGTTCGTCAGTGTTGATGACGTCTGAGAAAATCATATGTTGAAACTCCTGCACAACCTTATGAAGCtatcaaagaaaaaaaggagaacttAGAAGAAGGAGAATACGTTGAAATGCTGTAATTTACTGAATAGGCACCAAATGAAAATGACACTAGCTGATGCAAGAGCCCTAAAGGTTTCTCTCTCGGACCTCAGCTTGTGTCCGTTGCAACCACAGAAACTCCGAGACGCCTCTGCATTTCTCTGCTCTTTTAACACCTTCGCAGGCGTTCAGTGTTGCAGTGTGGTTGTCACAAAATGGGCAGATGAGAAGAGTAGTGTGAAAAAAGGGTGAAGGAAAACCAAACGAAAGGAAGGTCTCTGTTCATCATTGTCTCACTGGGTTCCCTTCACTTTCTCTCAAAGATGACAGAATGGATGAACATGAGTGTTCTACgttgttctctgatgttaacatAGAAGGGCATGCGACTTTGGTCAGTCAAAAACATGTTCATGTGCTATCTAACAAGCCCATTTCCATCCATTTTATTAAGCTAGGGAACAAAATTGCCCATTTCAGCAGATATCTAGAGTCCCCTCATACAGTACTTACCAGGCACCCGCTTGAATAATTAagtggcagaggtggaaaactccagcttcaggaagtagaagtccaatcatgtattgcactaaacacaggtgatctcatcaattagttgctctatctgtctgtagagttgtgctaattagagtcAGCTGGATTCTAGTAAGGGGTtggcacatatacagtatgtggtcggacttttactttctgaagcttttccacctctgttaaGTGGGCCATGGACCAATCTCTCCATATTCAACGAAGCCAAAATGAAAACGGTTTTCCATTCGATGTCTGCTTCAAAATGGGTCTGGATTCCAGTAACCGTGAACGTACGTACACATCTCAACACATCGATCGAGAAATCaatgaagcatttttttcttcagttCTAACTGATTTTATTAGTACTCTCGCTTCCAGGTCTCAGAAGGCCTCTAGAGTCCATTTCTGCCCCCAAAACTTGCCCATGAGGTCCCAATTTGAGCAAAGTAACTAATGGCATAACTGTGGTGTGAGACTCTCAGCTGACCCAACAATGTTTGTACTTTACTGCTTAGTTTCTCACGGTATTAAATGTGCAAATAGATTTTTTGTTGTTTCAGCGAGCTTCAGTTTCATTTTAGACATTGCACTTTGCTCAGCATTAAAGTTAGGGCCCATGCCTCTTTGAGGTTAAACAGAGGGAACTGAAACCACACATACCCtaattcaaatgacattcatGATAAACAGGAGataaacaagttttttttttttttttgcctctggGCATTTGCAATCCCATCAGACCACGGAAACATTTCTGCAGCAGGAACAGCAAGTGGTAGGAACGTTGCGAGGGTGGACAAAAACGCCGTGCCGGCCGGCTCCGAACACTGACCTAGAGAGCTGCAGGTGTGCACAGTGCATGTGGGCAGACAGGGCGGCcatgacaggagaggagactCACCAGCAGACTGGTGCTCCGCTTCAGCACCAGCATGGAGAAGGCCGGACACGGGCAATAGTGACAGGAGGTGAAGCAGGTGTACAGCTTACCTGAGCCCCCCATGACCTGACGGAGAGAACGAGAAAATATTAGAAACAGaacaagagtgagagtgagacagaatgaaagagtgagacagagggatgatgaaagagagaaagagagtatgagagggagagacggtcACATCCTCTGTTGATTACTTTCTGCTCTTTATGAGCTTCAAAAAGCCACCTGTTTGTATAACGCAGTTCTTACAGCTTGGTCTTGCCAACATTGAGATACCAGGGACACTCTCGTTAATGTCAAATCTGCTTTGTGCAAAGCCAACTCTGGCATTCCCTCTGGGGGGGCAAAGCCAAGTCTGAGAGTCAGTTTGCCCTTGACTTCACTGCGTGGGAAACCCCACAGCCTGACCAAACAGCCCGGGGACAGATACAGTGTGTGCCACTGCGGAGCAGGACAGCCCACGACACAAGAGCAACACCATCGCGAGCCTGCTGCTGCGCCCAGATGGAGCTGAACTGAAGAGCTCGCTTGCCGCCATGGAAATGAAACGATGCATCTGAATTGGGGAAGTTAAGATCACGgaagcagtgtactgtacagagGCATGGAAATGTACACCCAAATGTGTTCCAAAAGTGTGACAGCCCAATCGAATGCGGAGCAGAGAATTTGCAAAGCAAACAGTTTAACAGAGGAACATTCCTtgatgtttctgttttttttccctcatccCTCTTCCCAAATGTTCCTCTGATGCTGGAAATAGTCCACAGCCTGTGTTCAATTTATAGCTTGAGAATAGTGAATGTGACTCGGAATGAAGAGGAGCCAGGTTTTGGTGCTTTTCATTTTCCAAAGACCTCTGCAGGGCACAGCAGCCAGCGTGTTCCAACACATTCAGAATCAGAACACACTTCCCAAACTAGGAATACCTCAGGagggaaacaaaacaataatgaGGAATACCAGCTCACATCAACCGGAAGAAAGCTTTGGCTTCACTGTGATAACCGAAGAGGAGGGCGCACTTGTGTCAGTGACGAGCTACACCGTGTGCTGTGAGCTTCAGTGCGCATGAATTATGTACTGCACCAAAGCGATCAagctggggtcaaaggtcagctgTACTCATGCACCAAATGAAGCCAAGACAGGTTGTGAAATTGATTAAGGCACAGATTTTTTTGCCTTCTATTTTGAGAAGGGGACTTAAATCTCTTTTGGGTGGGGGTAGGCACCAGTAGTCCCATTCAGCCTATGACTCATGCAGACATTAACAGAGGAGATGGATCAGCCATCATCAACAGGACTAATGccctgtgtatgggtgtgtgtgtgtgtgtgtgtgtgtgtgtgtgtgtgtgacggcacCAGGCACTCCATTATCCCAAAGGAGACGCATTCACTGAGGCGGAACTTCACTAAATCACACCGAGCTGAACTCACTCCCACCTCCCACCAGgacaacaccaccacaccaacCCATTCTGTGTCAAAGTGACACTTCCTTGTAGATGAGTCACAAGAgcaattaggtgtgtgt harbors:
- the zswim7 gene encoding zinc finger SWIM domain-containing protein 7, yielding MTSPILPFVAEQLLKDIEKSYKDGAQLPDDLLIALRYVFGSCALQALDLVDQRSVTCVSSPSGRRVFRVMGGSGKLYTCFTSCHYCPCPAFSMLVLKRSTSLLCKHILAAYLCQAMGLCQHEQVSDQDMSRVLAGQADADS
- the adora2b gene encoding adenosine receptor A2b, with product MNKPHIYIAIELIIAVLSIAGNVLVCWAVAINTTLKNATNYFLVSLAVADILVGCLAIPFAITISIGLPSDFYGCLFLACFVLVLTQSSIFSLLAVAIDRYMAVKIPLRYKELMTGKRAREIIAVLWILSFVIGLVPFLGWNEWHVACCNETVRYANSSSCSKSSSSSSLLQSCRLKCLFEKVVDMHYMVYFNFFGCVLPPLLIMLGIYIKIFTVARRQMRQIELKCSVGNGESHHHGILQREIRAAKSLSIIVGLFALCWLPVHILNCLTLFYDDLHKPPEVMYTAILLSHANSAVNPVIYAYRIQDFRVTFRKILTRHILCRKDELYLSSNGSKRHRDQINMTIDPLL